From Anopheles darlingi chromosome 2, idAnoDarlMG_H_01, whole genome shotgun sequence, the proteins below share one genomic window:
- the LOC125951328 gene encoding uncharacterized protein LOC125951328 produces MDHHGLYADISNSFPNPGGLPSTSVKYQLHNPPQIPPQPPPTLGGGPAPSTLGVSATRHQFPYHHHHSQHHSPQQSTAPLQPLGGTSGGYGQGQDAIHQRHAAQHHQQQQQQAHSLQQPSDLQTRSQHHSTQSHRTVNGGGDSGGGRGSVGSGLFPDETVTLFESTTNNNNSSNSSSSSSGNSSGSSIGGASISVGGGTSTAATLDINLNNTSSNPGVYSSSVTNSSTTRKYETNTGDSITYNINNINTNIVNNISGGPHHHPAGGAPTVAAITNGGTTIDFLGALATPQYQGGSAGAGGVGTTAGTGAALGGGGAGAAGSSSVVSGVQAVSNPTIINISNNNHNIMAPPYPYHGPPSSYQTGAKPSSAGVVGGKYGAPGSGPQGGPGAGWNEYTSHHHHEASVIGNFEAKNPNKYHHTASRMGASYRYATEYVAAQQMNQSSHHQQHQMQQQQQQQQHPAQQQQQPSAPHYGTHAGGYGLYHPDGVQATPLHQQQTQQAATGTLHPGYEPYPHIVRNKYPSSGSRSTTNSDLMYNERSQRYHGSYPSNGSAYLASGAPGTSSAVAAAAAGSAATPYYPQMIPGAKAMHQPVPEYYGNTYVKQLHHGHHPPNHTPYIPPNRMAYAAAPGQSANSYSHTHHPPHPPAHAAHKSAAVFGGGYGYTTNGASSYDPDPYHQRTMGRVPLPHPYGTNDPLHHAAPGATAGYASGPPSANSYHHQASQMGMGGYSNPKLTFSKNINDFYSPNMASASMAATQQHYTSGQPTAMQPNPVHHGVHYGMKHYTSHQTQLMPPQKHAPSSVPTSGSGGTVKPSSSCFYDTPNPVIDVNHPLIDLEEQINSVKILKNPPIMPGSTSGGSMYDSNHPLNYDCQQMYLKNRYLHSKPSPTAGTVANVTGYGSPSQSAMARGLYHPHQHLQHLHSEAGPYGAYTTMEDLGLGSRSFALDDSLKDKSLRDYLTSWSEMEEDDGSGAKGPAKEANNNVSSHENFESCNYPDDPQPPEVTPILDEHMNEYEVIEGSTVPTPPLEAEHHEPLEPAKAQPVAAHTGVIVANVQNTGGTGNLPDILVDIEKPVKPGTEEQPTVTEKDGEKLYILETYDVPQSELNKYKHLSIINELPKNVVPINDSADSLKFLEEIESNREKYYQTELESEVVYEDRKVEERIKEEDKDNEEEDAGSHAQCNEQESTVIVEPKLEENVKIEPKVEPGQNAEHCAEQEESKPEKDVGLECEMPEKSPINDESENAAVDTEQPVVEPEAHEAPEVSSSVNEPREVVAEEQQEHKEEDAFKVPKCFPKYRKRRFYDYDMPRFPKKARRSSIEEFINCDMAKFKVQTVRRNPKSLQNLLLDTLNSKPFRHWAKQELARRREVKQQCEQPQQQEMHQQELRQEELQQQAMRQQEVLEQAVQLQELQQPRPQPNNQEQQQQEQRQEELQQHHHDVTEQQHQRPQHAQEQQKQEQQFSPIPVAMELEEDPADQQFAIELVSASSTEVPSVPTLRELCYERIVTSNLFLQPDSLKELCEKAICINKHLYIIEEIKNEPPRLQDLCKSVLSETNIFIDVTDNDAVCIVESDEGLQSMDAASSTECVSGGGRVFIVEEDRGSIADLLRDSVQLQEEDLLVVRQGSEEECEDHEIFLANLGPEEPSPTSAISSERQVMSDSENDIYRRVEQEIEKMMHTSSSEDECDVMVPEPDQAVAETELFEFDGDTECIQYEEIIPVDEERSLKQHTIRMLREKHAPYNADRRRTRQRLLRKYVVHQRYIQLQSKVLPRESISLRELMERKKLLVAPTLVTEPIEQQNEDSNCSTSSSSSSSSNSSSSSSSSSNSSSSSSSSSSSSSSSSQSSNKSCPPDMEETIELIESASEEEQFRAPLPHVEETIEVIESASEEEQLQAADPACQDEPIETNNNKVQILPSPSHCESHIELPSTEPTKCEPVRSLIHTTLVDSSYGCSTSSSASNSPSSRSSSSSSRSSQGSVSPSTSSLSSCVGTPTAGDRLRSVIVSPRLGNSNNQKKKKKLSFEESLLSIDQMYRKPSSPNATVRGAAMCASLTLGASVRPNVIVNVNNKREVARKLIIPSYKIFDSQQSTSSSKSSSSSSSSGSSSGVEDTTEIEVLQLNGQRKSKSIAITASSDARHRLESRGKSLTPPRRRTSIGSVSPTLYSRSNSEQDRSSQRSTRGLREKSRQAALVRRRSCCCSPLRSSPLTSPRGNGTSASPPATAKTTTLLELMERTARSSVVPYVRLERNDYVEKLAENYHRQQQQQQQQRNPRPS; encoded by the coding sequence ATGGATCATCATGGACTGTATGCGGATATCTCGAACAGTTTCCCGAACCCCGGTGGTCTGCCGAGTACGAGCGTGAAGTATCAGCTTCACAATCCACCGCAGATCCCACCACAGCCACCGCCCACGCTAGGAGGTGGACCAGCACCATCTACCCTGGGAGTGAGTGCCACACGCCACCAGTTCccgtaccatcaccatcattcccAGCATCATTCTCCGCAGCAATCAACTGCGCCATTGCAACCGCTTGGTGGCACTTCCGGAGGCTACGGTCAAGGGCAGGATGCTATCCACCAGCGGCATGCTGctcaacaccatcaacaacaacaacaacaagcgcatTCCTTGCAGCAACCTTCCGATCTCCAGACTCGCAGTCAGCATCACTCTACACAGAGCCATCGCAccgtgaatggtggtggtgatagtggtggtgggcgagGTAGTGTCGGAAGTGGCCTGTTCCCAGACGAGACAGTTACCTTGTTCGAATCGActactaacaacaacaattccagcaacagcagcagcagtagtagtggaaacagcagcggtagtagcatTGGAGGAGCCAGTATCAGTGTCGGTGGCGGTACCAGTACGGCGGCTACGCTTGATATCAACCTCAACAACACCTCCAGCAATCCCGGCGTGTACAGCTCAAGCGTGACGAACTCGAGTACGACGCGCAAGTACGAAACCAACACCGGTGACAGCATCACctacaacatcaacaacatcaacaccaacaTTGTCAACAACATTAGCGGTggaccgcatcatcatccagctggCGGAGCACCGACCGTGGCCGCGATTACGAATGGTGGCACTACGATCGACTTTCTTGGCGCCCTAGCGACACCACAGTACCagggtggtagtgctggtgctggtggcgttggtACGACCGCTGGTACCGGTGCggcactcggtggtggtggtgctggcgctgctggatCGAGTAGTGTAGTAAGCGGTGTTCAGGCTGTCAGCAATCCAACGATCATCAACATTAGCAATAACAATCACAACATTATGGCCCCACCATATCCGTACCATGGTCCCCCTTCGTCCTATCAAACCGGCGCAAAGCCATCGTCGgctggtgtggttggtggtaaGTATGGTGCACCGGGCAGTGGGCCGCAAGGTGGGCCGGGAGCTGGATGGAATGAGTACaccagccaccatcatcatgaggcCAGCGTTATCGGGAACTTTGAGGCAAAGAACCCGAACAAATATCATCACACGGCGAGCCGGATGGGTGCCAGTTACCGCTACGCAACGGAGTACGTCGCGGCTCAACAGATGAATCAATCGtcacatcaccagcagcaccagatgcaacagcaacagcagcagcagcagcatccagctcaacagcagcaacagccgagTGCGCCACATTACGGCACACACGCAGGAGGCTATGGATTGTATCATCCGGACGGTGTGCAAGCGACACcgttgcaccagcagcagacgcagcaGGCCGCTACCGGAACGCTACATCCGGGCTATGAACCGTATCCGCATATCGTGCGTAACAAGTACCCATCGAGTGGTTCCCGATCGACCACCAACTCCGATCTCATGTACAACGAACGATCTCAACGCTACCATGGTAGCTATCCCTCCAATGGAAGCGCATACCTTGCGTCAGGAGCTCCAGGGACGAgctccgctgttgctgctgccgccgctgggAGTGCTGCAACTCCCTACTATCCCCAGATGATCCCTGGTGCGAAGGCTATGCATCAGCCGGTCCCAGAGTATTACGGCAATACGTACGTCAAACAGCTCCACCATGGACATCACCCACCGAACCACACTCCGTACATACCACCGAACCGTATGGCGTATGCGGCGGCTCCGGGCCAATCGGCCAACAGCTACTCCCATACGCATCACCCACCTCACCCACCAGCCCATGCTGCGCACAAGAGTGCCGCAGTGTTCGGTGGTGGATACGGATACACCACGAACGGTGCCAGTTCCTACGATCCCGATCCGTACCATCAGCGAACGATGGGACGGGTTCCGCTGCCCCATCCGTACGGTACCAATGATCCGCTGCATCATGCCGCGCCCGGTGCCACCGCAGGATACGCTAGTGGTCCACCTTCCGCCAACAGCTACCATCACCAAGCGTCACAGATGGGCATGGGAGGCTACTCGAACCCGAAGCTAACGTTCagcaaaaacataaacgaCTTCTATTCGCCTAATATGGCCTCGGCTAGTATGGCCGCCACACAGCAGCACTACACCTCTGGCCAACCCACAGCGATGCAACCGAATCCCGTACACCACGGAGTGCACTATGGCATGAAGCACTATACCTCGCATCAAACGCAGCTTATGCCACCGCAGAAGCACGCACCGTCAAGTGTGCCCACGTCGGGCAGTGGCGGAACGGTCAAACCTTCGTCGAGCTGCTTCTACGATACACCGAACCCGGTGATCGACGTTAATCATCCGCTGATCGATCTGGAGGAGCAGATCAATAGTGTGAAGATTCTAAAGAACCCACCGATCATGCCGGGGTCCACCAGTGGTGGATCGATGTACGACTCGAACCATCCACTCAACTACGACTGTCAGCAGATGTACCTAAAGAATCGGTATCTGCACAGCAAACCGTCACCGACGGCGGGAACGGTGGCGAATGTTACCGGATACGGTTCACCCAGTCAGTCGGCGATGGCGAGAGGGCTTTACCATCCTCACCAGCATTTGCAGCATCTGCATTCGGAAGCTGGCCCTTACGGTGCCTATACAACGATGGAGGATCTTGGTTTGGGTTCTCGGAGCTTTGCGCTCGATGATAGCCTAAAGGATAAGAGTCTCCGTGACTATCTGACCAGCTGGAGTGAGATGGAAGAGGACGATGGAAGTGGCGCAAAAGGTCCGGCGAAGGAAGCGAACAATAACGTGTCCTCGCACGAGAACTTTGAATCGTGCAACTATCCAGACGATCCACAACCACCAGAAGTGACGCCTATATTGGACGAACACATGAATGAGTACGAGGTCATCGAGGGTAGTACCGTACCGACCCCTCCGTTAGAAGCAGAGCACCACGAACCGTTGGAACCTGCAAAAGCTCAACCGGTAGCAGCTCACACGGGCGTGATTGTGGCGAACGTTCAGAACACGGGTGGCACTGGAAATCTGCCGGACATCCTGGTGGACATTGAAAAACCGGTCAAACCGGGAACCGAGGAGCAACCAACGGTCACCGAGAAGGACGGGGAGAAACTGTACATCCTTGAGACGTACGATGTGCCACAGTCGGAGCTGAACAAGTACAAACACCTGAGTATCATTAACGAGCTACCGAAGAACGTGGTACCGATAAACGATAGTGCCGATTCGCTAAAGTTCCTTGAGGAGATCGAATCAAACCGTGAGAAGTACTACCAAACCGAACTCGAATCGGAAGTGGTGTACGAAGATCGGAAGGTCGAAGAGCGGATTAAGGAAGAGGACAAGgataatgaagaagaagatgctggatCGCATGCACAGTGCAACGAGCAAGAGTCTACGGTTATAGTGGAACCAAAGCTCGAAGAAAATGTGAAGATAGAACCAAAGGTTGAGCCTGGTCAGAACGCCGAGCATTGTGCGGAACAGGAAGAATCGAAACCAGAAAAAGATGTTGGATTAGAGTGCGAGATGCCGGAGAAATCTCCGATCAACGATGAGTCGGAGAATGCTGCTGTAGATACCGAGCAACCAGTAGTGGAGCCGGAAGCGCATGAAGCGCCCGAAGTAAGTTCTAGTGTTAATGAACCTCGAGAAGTAGTCGCAGAGGAACAACAGGAGCACAAGGAGGAGGATGCCTTCAAAGTTCCCAAGTGTTTCCCGAAATATCGAAAGCGACGCTTCTACGATTACGATATGCCCCGATTCCCGAAGAAAGCCCGTCGGTCAAGCATCGAGGAGTTTATCAATTGTGATATGGCGAAATTCAAAGTACAAACCGTCAGACGTAACCCGAAAAGCTTACAgaatctgctgctggataCACTTAACTCCAAGCCATTCCGTCACTGGGCTAAGCAGGAACTGGCTCGGCGTCGAGAGGTCAAACAGCAATGCgaacaaccgcagcaacaagAAATGCACCAGCAGGAGCTGAGGCAAGAAGagctgcaacagcaagcaaTGCGGCAACAAGAGGTGCTGGAGCAAGCGGTACAGCTGCAAGAGCTGCAGCAACCGAGACCGCAGCCGAATaatcaggagcagcaacagcaggagcagcggcaagaggagctgcagcagcatcaccatgatgttaccgagcagcagcatcagaggCCACAGCACGCGCaggaacagcaaaagcaagagCAACAATTCTCGCCTATCCCGGTTGCAATGGAACTGGAGGAAGACCCTGCCGATCAGCAATTTGCCATAGAACTAGTGTCTGCATCGTCCACCGAGGTACCGAGTGTTCCTACACTCCGCGAGCTCTGTTACGAACGAATTGTAACATCGAATCTGTTCCTACAGCCCGATTCACTGAAAGAGCTCTGCGAGAAAGCCATCTGTATCAACAAGCACCTTTATATCATCGAAGAGATCAAAAATGAACCGCCCAGACTGCAAGATCTATGCAAGTCGGTACTTAGTGAGACCAATATCTTCATCGACGTGACTGATAACGATGCCGTGTGTATCGTCGAGAGTGACGAGGGTTTGCAGTCAATGGATGCGGCCTCCTCTACCGAATGTgtgagcggtggtggtcgagtgTTTATTGTGGAAGAGGATCGTGGTTCGATCGCGGATCTCCTGCGTGACAGTGTACAACTTCAAGAGGAAGATCTGCTAGTGGTGCGGCAGGGCTCGGAGGAAGAGTGTGAAGACCATGAGATCTTTCTCGCCAACCTGGGACCAGAAGAACCTTCGCCTACTAGCGCCATCAGCAGTGAGCGACAGGTCATGTCGGATAGCGAGAACGATATCTATCGGCGAGTCGAACAGGAGATTGAGAAAATGATGCATACGAGTTCGTCAGAGGATGAGTGTGACGTGAtggtaccggaaccggaccaaGCTGTTGCCGAGACTGAGCTGTTTGAGTTTGATGGCGATACCGAATGCATTCAGTACGAAGAGATCATTCCGGTGGATGAAGAACGTTCCCTGAAACAGCACACGATCCGAATGCTGCGAGAGAAGCATGCGCCATATAATGCTGATCGACGAAGGACCAGACAACGGCTGCTTCGTAAGTACGTTGTTCACCAACGATATATCCAGCTGCAATCGAAAGTGCTCCCAAGGGAAAGTATCTCTCTACGGGAActgatggaaaggaaaaagctACTCGTTGCGCCTACGCTGGTAACGGAACCAatcgagcagcagaacgagGATAGTAATTGCTCCACCAGCTCTAGTAGTAGCTCCTCTAGCAATAGTAGCTCCTCGAGTAGCTCTTCGAGCAATTCATCGTCCTcgagctcttcttcttcctcctcctcgtcgtcgtcttcgcaaTCGAGCAACAAAAGCTGTCCGCCTGATATGGAAGAGACAATCGAGCTGATCGAGAGTGCATCGGAAGAGGAACAGTTTCGAGCCCCGTTGCCTCATGTGGAAGAGACAATTGAGGTTATTGAGAGTGCATCGGAAGAAGAACAGTTGCAAGCTGCGGACCCTGCATGCCAGGATGAACCGATcgagacaaacaacaacaaagttcAGATCCTGCCATCGCCGTCCCATTGTGAATCTCATATCGAGCTCCCCAGCACAGAGCCGACAAAATGCGAGCCAGTGAGAAGCCTCATTCACACTACCCTAGTAGATAGCAGTTATGGttgtagcaccagcagcagcgctagcAATAGTccaagcagcaggagtagcagcagcagcagcagaagcagccagGGCAGTGTAAGCCCTTCCACTAGTTCATTGAGTTCTTGCGTCGGGACCCCAACGGCTGGCGATCGTCTTCGATCAGTGATTGTGTCCCCTCGTCTtggtaacagcaacaaccagaagaaaaagaagaagctatCTTTTGAAGAGAGTTTGCTGAGCATCGATCAGATGTACCGCAAACCATCCAGTCCTAATGCAACCGTCCGTGGAGCCGCCATGTGCGCCAGCCTGACTCTCGGTGCCTCGGTTCGTCCCAATGTGATTGTCAACGTGAACAACAAGCGAGAAGTGGCGCGCAAGTTGATAATTCCTTCGTACAAGATATTCGATAGCCAgcaatccaccagcagcagcaaaagcagtagcagcagcagcagcagtggcagcagcagtggagtaGAGGATACCACTGAGATCGAGGTGCTGCAGTTGAATGGACAGCGTAAGTCCAAATCGATCGCGATTACAGCATCTTCCGATGCGCGGCATCGTCTCGAGTCAAGGGGAAAATCGTTGACACCTCCACGGCGCAGAACATCGATCGGCAGCGTGTCACCAACACTGTACAGTCGGTCCAATTCCGAGCAAGATCGGTCCTCGCAACGATCCACACGGGGCTTGCGGGAGAAATCACGCCAAGCCGCGCTCGTGCGTCGCcgtagctgttgctgttccccACTCCGCTCATCACCGTTGACATCACCACGAGGAAATGGTACATCAGCATCGCCGCCGGCAACGGCCAAAACAACCACGCTATTGGAGCTTATGGAGAGAACCGcgcggtcgtcggtcgtcccCTACGTGCGCCTCGAACGAAACGATTACGTGGAAAAGCTGGCGGAAAattatcatcgtcagcagcagcagcagcagcaacagcgtaaCCCAAGGCCGTCATAG
- the LOC125951362 gene encoding uncharacterized protein LOC125951362, whose protein sequence is MRLLVVLNLVLLVQVCLGGAIVPGPREDSSSSSHSSDGSGVALTRRKRGWGWSSSPSNQVTKRPIGWSFGDTQEVTVKPKKTNRYTQSARRTTASPAFYHNVNVNVHYGRPTKSLGRELVKAALIVGAAGAVKAYSKPATPAPMTAKQRAEARERRRQERLARHGITSTPIVPVTAAVVEGTAATTAVPLANSELIPVMMQDENKLLHIVYVPRDKIPPGGIPIATSAPFPGIPGAGGQLPQTAPPVSPQQSPVGPVGQQPVAAAVVPQLP, encoded by the coding sequence ATGcgcttgttggtggtgttgaatCTGGTGCTTCTAGTCCAAGTGTGCTTAGGAGGCGCGATCGTTCCAGGCCCACGCGAAgactcttcctcctcctcacactCGTCCGACGGATCTGGTGTGGCATTGACTCGCCGTAAGCGTGGTTGGGGATGGAGCAGTTCACCTTCAAACCAGGTCACTAAGCGTCCGATCGGCTGGAGCTTTGGCGATACGCAGGAGGTAACCGTTAAACCGAAGAAGACGAACCGGTACACCCAAAGTGCACGACGGACCACGGCTTCGCCTGCCTTCTATCACAACGTGAATGTGAATGTCCACTATGGTCGCCCAACCAAAAGCCTCGGCCGGGAGCTGGTCAAGGCTGCCCTGATCGTCGGTGCGGCGGGAGCGGTTAAGGCATACTCCAAACCGGCTACACCGGCCCCGATGACCGCCAAGCAGCGGGCGGAAGCACGCGAGCGACGACGCCAGGAACGACTTGCGCGGCATGGCATCACCTCGACTCCGATCGTACCGGTGACGGCCGCCGTCGTtgaaggaacagcagcaactaccGCCGTGCCGCTGGCCAACTCGGAGCTGATTCCGGTGATGATGCAGGATGAGAACAAGTTGCTCCATATCGTTTACGTGCCACGGGACAAGATACCGCCCGGTGGTATCCCGATCGCTACCTCGGCACCATTCCCTGGGATTCCTGGAGCCGGAGGTCAGCTACCGCAAACAGCTCCACCTGTATCCCCGCAACAGTCGCCAGTAGGGCCAGTAGGGCAACAGCCCGTCGCAGCTGCTGTAGTTCCTCAACTTCCGTAA
- the LOC125951351 gene encoding transcription initiation factor TFIID subunit 4-like: protein MLEARGGMRRMRLMTSTKNSRQLLAVCFSVLLCLPNVTEGRKVALSRVTKPTGHRGYANPDVAKLSYSPSHAAPPAAAKPAPPVYSAPPAAHPPPPPAHSQAQPPYSAGPSYGWNVPGGGAHPAAGAGGSYGGAAVAGAAGTGIVAGNVYRSHGHNATAGGGFGGAGTLAHSPPGYPVQPVQGFPGAPVQHPGGGFPAPGYQPQPGGYYPQQQPSGFPHQPGYAPQGAGAHYDPGHYQGHPGQTAHHYEQPSSGGSGIGTILGAGAAGLAAGVGGAALYDALKPKEAKEEPTTTTAATTVAAAAAAAAAGVTPAAETPAPLAPMPANPNGDAPLAPLPANPNGDAPLAPMPVGSSTDTPLAPMPTEVSPTTVDGSSPAASLSSVSPPADNPLGMAPLATIPDSAGAASSVAVSTDGTTTTTPSSDVEVRHSALNVQPNLSASMAEPASGGATGTIRQLSSSSISLLALLPLVVKYLRF, encoded by the coding sequence ATGTTGGAGGCACGCGGTGGAATGCGTCGGATGCGCTTAATGACTTCGACTAAAAATAGTAGGCAACTGTTGGCCGTCTGCTTCTCGGTGTTGCTCTGTCTACCGAACGTGACCGAAGGACGTAAGGTGGCCCTATCACGTGTCACGAAACCGACCGGACACCGTGGCTACGCAAATCCGGACGTCGCCAAGTTGAGTTACTCACCGAGCCATGCAGCACCGCCTGCGGCCGCGAAACCGGCCCCTCCCGTCTActcagcaccaccggcagcacatccacctccaccacctgcGCATTCCCAAGCACAACCACCTTACTCCGCAGGACCCTCGTACGGTTGGAATGTTCCCGGTGGGGGAGCACATCCagcagccggtgccggtggttcgtatggaggagcagcagtagctggtGCGGCAGGAACGGGAATCGTCGCTGGTAACGTCTACCGATCGCACGGACACAACGCTACGGCTGGTGGCGGCTTCGGCGGCGCTGGCACGCTCGCTCATTCTCCACCCGGGTATCCGGTTCAACCGGTGCAAGGCTTCCCGGGAGCCCCAGTACAAcatcccggtggtggtttcccAGCACCCGGATATCAACCGCAACCGGGTGGATACtatcctcagcagcagccttccgGGTTCCCTCATCAGCCAGGATATGCGCCACAGGGTGCTGGAGCACATTACGATCCCGGACACTACCAAGGACATCCTGGACAAACGGCCCATCACTATGAGCAACCATCGAGCGGTGGAAGCGGAATCGGCACGATTCTCGGTGCTGGCGCAGCAGGTTTggccgctggtgttggtggagccGCTCTGTACGATGCGCTGAAGccgaaggaagcgaaagaggAACCAACTACGACGACTGCGGCCACtacggtggctgctgctgctgctgctgctgctgctggtgttacCCCGGCCGCtgaaacaccagcaccactcgcTCCAATGCCGGCCAATCCGAATGGTGATGCTCCGTTGGCTCCTCTGCCCGCCAATCCCAACGGAGATGCTCCGTTAGCACCGATGCCTGTGGGCAGTTCAACCGATACACCTCTAGCTCCGATGCCCACCGAAGTCAGCCCAACGACGGTAGATGGATCCAGTCCAGCGGCGAGTCTTAGCTCAGTTTCTCCTCCGGCCGACAATCCCCTAGGAATGGCACCATTGGCCACGATACCGGATTCTGCTGGTGCCGCTTCATCGGTGGCAGTGTCGACCgatggtaccaccaccacgaccccTAGTTCAGATGTCGAGGTACGCCATTCCGCTCTGAACGTGCAACCGAATCTGTCCGCATCGATGGCGGAACCGGCGAGTGGTGGTGCCACCGGAACCATCCGGCAGTTatcatcctcctccatctCGCTGCTGGCCCTGCTACCGCTGGTTGTGAAGTATCTTCGATTCTAA